The nucleotide sequence GATGAAACGCCTGCTGGCTGCCGCCATGCTGGGCTGCCTGCTGGCCGGCCCGGGCCGCGCCGCGATCGATATCCATGAATTCGACAGCGAAGCCCAGCGCGCCCGCTATCGGCACCTGGCCGAGGTGCTGCGCTGTCCCAAGTGCCAGAACCAGAACATTGCCGATTCGAATTCGCCCATCGCCAACGACCTGCGCCGCGAAGTCCACCGCATGCTGCGCGAAGGCCGCAGCGATGAACAGATCATCGACTTCATGGTGGCGCGCTACGGCGATTTCGTGCTGTACCGCCCGCCTCTCGACACGCGCACCGCCGTGCTCTGGATCGGGCCGGCGGCGCTGCTGGCGGCCGGGGCAGGCCTGGTGGGCGTCCTGGTCTTGCGCGGGCGCCGCGCACGGGCCGACGCCGCCGCGCTTTCAGACGACGAACGTCGGCGCCTGGCCGGCCTGCTGCGCGCCAGCCGCGACAACGGAACCGCGCCATGATCGATTTCTGGCTGCCTGCCGCGCTGCTGCTGGCCGTGGCCATGGCATTCGTGCTGGTGCCGCTGCTGCGGGCGCCCGGCCCGGCAGCCGATGCCGACCGCGCGGCGCTGAACGTGGCGCTTTACCAAGAGCGCCTGCAGGCGCTGCAGGCCCAGCACCAGTCCGGCCTGCTGACCCCGGCGCAGCTCGAGGCCGGCCGCGCCGAAGCGGCGCGCACCCTGCTGGCCGACAGCCCCGACGGGCCCGCCGGCGCCGCGCGCGGCAAACCGGGCATGGCCCTGGCGCTGGCCGCGGCCATACTGGTGCCGCTGGGGGCCGGCGCGCTGTATTGGCATTGGGGTTCTCTCGATCAGGTGGTGCAGGCGCGCCAGTATGCCGGCCACACCGGCGAAAGCCTGGAACGCATGACCGCACGCCTGGAAGCCGCGCTGGCGGCGACGCCCGATGCGCCCGACGCCTGGTTCTTTCTGGGCCGCACCTACATGGCCCAGGACCGCTGGGCCGATGCGGCGGCGGCCTTCGAACAAGCCGCCATCCGCGCAAACCGCCCGCCCGAATGGCTGGGCCACTGGGCCCAGGCCCTGTACTTTGCCGGCCACCAGCAATGGACGCCGCAGCTGCAGGCCCTGGTCGACGAAGCGCTGTCCGGCGACCCTGAAGAGGCGGCCAGCCTGACGCTGGCCGGCATGGCCGCGTTCGAAGGCGGACGCTACGCGCAAGCCGTGGTTTATTGGGAACGCCTGGCGGCTGCCCTGCCCGCCGGCGACCCCATGCGCGACACCGTCATGAGCGGCATCGCACGGGCCCGCGCGCTGGACGCGGCTGCTGCCGCGCCGGCGCGCTGATGCCCTTGCGGCAATCGCTCAGGCGTAGGCTTCGACCGGCAGGCAGGCACACACCAGGTTGCGGTCGCCGTAAGCGTTGTCGACCCGCGCCACCGGCGGCCAGTACTTGGCGTCGCGCAGCGAGGCCACCGGATACGCGGCCTGCTGGCGCGGATAATCGTGCAGCCAGTCTTCGGCCAGCAGCATCTGGGCCGTATGCGGGGCGTTCTTCAGCACGTTGTCGTCGCGGTCGCGGTCGCCGCGTTCGATCTGCGCAATCTCTTCGCGTATGGCGATCATGGCGTCGACGAAACGGTCGAGCTCGGCCAGGCCCTCGGACTCGGTGGGTTCGACCATCAGCGTGCCGGCCACCGGGAAGCTCATGGTGGGCGCATGGAAGCCGTAATCGATCAGGCGCTTGGCGATGTCTTCGGCGCTGACGCCGCTGCTGTCTTTCAACGGGCGCACATCCAGGATGCACTCGTGCGCGACGCGGCCGTTGCGGCCGGCATACAGCACCGGGTAGTGGTCGCGCAGGCGCGCGGCCACGTAGTTGGCGTTCAGGATGGCCACTTCGGTGGCGCGGCGCAGGCCGTCGGCGCCCATCAGGGCGATGTAGGCGTACGAAATGGGCAGGATGCCGGCCGACCCGAACGGCGCTGCCGACACCGGGCCCACATCGGCGTCTCCGCCCAGCTTGCCCTGCGCATTGAGCACGCCCGGCAAAAAGGGCGCCAGGTGCGAGCGTACCGCCACCGGCCCCACGCCCGGCCCGCCGCCGCCATGCGGAATGCAGAACGTCTTGTGCAGATTCAGGTGCGACACGTCGGAGCCGAACTGTCCGGGGCGGGCCACGCCCACCATGGCATTCATGTTGGCGCCGTCCAGGTACACCTGGCCGCCGGCCTGGTGTACCAGCTCGCAGATCTGGGTGATCGATTCTTCGAACACGCCATGCGTGGACGGATAAGTGATCATCAGCGCGGCCAGACGGTCGCCCACCTGGGCCAGCTTGGCGCGCAGATCGGCGAGGTCGACGTTGCCGTTGGCGTCGGACGCCACCACCACCACATCCATGCCGGCCAGTTGCGCCGACGCCGGGTTGGTGCCGTGCGCCGAGGCCGGGATCAGGCACACATTGCGCTGCGCCTGGCCGTTGGCGCGGTGATAGCCGCGGATGGCCAACAGGCCGGCGTATTCGCCCTGCGCGCCGGAGTTGGGCTGCAGGCTGATGTCGTCGTAGCCGGTGATTTCGCACAGCGCCGCCGACAGGCGGTCGATGAGTTCGCGGTAGCCGGCGCTTTGGTCGGCCGGCGCATACGGATGGATGAGC is from Bordetella petrii and encodes:
- a CDS encoding cytochrome c-type biogenesis protein, which gives rise to MKRLLAAAMLGCLLAGPGRAAIDIHEFDSEAQRARYRHLAEVLRCPKCQNQNIADSNSPIANDLRREVHRMLREGRSDEQIIDFMVARYGDFVLYRPPLDTRTAVLWIGPAALLAAGAGLVGVLVLRGRRARADAAALSDDERRRLAGLLRASRDNGTAP
- the ccmI gene encoding c-type cytochrome biogenesis protein CcmI; protein product: MIDFWLPAALLLAVAMAFVLVPLLRAPGPAADADRAALNVALYQERLQALQAQHQSGLLTPAQLEAGRAEAARTLLADSPDGPAGAARGKPGMALALAAAILVPLGAGALYWHWGSLDQVVQARQYAGHTGESLERMTARLEAALAATPDAPDAWFFLGRTYMAQDRWADAAAAFEQAAIRANRPPEWLGHWAQALYFAGHQQWTPQLQALVDEALSGDPEEAASLTLAGMAAFEGGRYAQAVVYWERLAAALPAGDPMRDTVMSGIARARALDAAAAAPAR